From a region of the Candidatus Jettenia caeni genome:
- a CDS encoding outer membrane lipoprotein carrier protein encodes MSSCLFCMAVLAGFIFSSSLKASTHVAQEVTLSDKKRIFERLRELTKDTDSITATVNQEKQLSLLKEKVCIDGTVIMKKPNMFRWDIAKPDKSVIAIDGETMTVYHPEIKEAQVYNLTGNLIARNTMRFLTMTMWGSLTEIEKNFTMDILRQGDEIIFHLEPLSEMIGRYLSSIIIYYDEETGFPRSFEINTSKGDKTVTRLSNIKINPEVKTGTFKIKLPEDIRITNNLEPSHCITE; translated from the coding sequence ATGAGTAGTTGTTTGTTTTGCATGGCTGTGCTTGCTGGTTTTATTTTTTCTTCCTCCCTTAAGGCATCAACTCATGTTGCTCAGGAGGTAACCCTTTCTGATAAAAAAAGAATATTTGAGAGATTAAGGGAGCTTACGAAAGACACCGATTCAATAACTGCTACGGTTAATCAGGAGAAACAACTTTCTTTGCTGAAAGAGAAGGTGTGTATTGATGGAACGGTAATTATGAAAAAACCCAATATGTTCAGATGGGACATTGCCAAACCTGACAAATCTGTCATCGCTATTGATGGCGAGACCATGACAGTCTATCATCCTGAGATCAAAGAAGCACAGGTATATAATCTTACCGGAAATCTTATAGCACGTAATACCATGCGCTTCCTCACCATGACGATGTGGGGATCATTAACGGAAATAGAAAAAAATTTTACCATGGATATACTGCGGCAGGGAGATGAAATAATTTTTCATCTGGAACCTCTGTCTGAAATGATAGGCCGATACTTATCATCTATTATTATATATTATGATGAAGAGACGGGGTTTCCACGGAGTTTCGAGATAAATACCTCAAAAGGTGATAAGACGGTAACCAGATTGTCGAATATAAAAATTAATCCTGAAGTTAAAACCGGAACCTTTAAAATAAAGTTGCCAGAAGATATCCGGATAACAAATAACCTTGAGCCAAGCCATTGTATCACTGAATAA
- a CDS encoding lipid A biosynthesis acyltransferase, which translates to MPKHFLNIPVAYKLGIKWAGYLPTFLSYAISRSIADISYVFYKSAVKNVKQNLRLVFPAFSEKKLSCITRSLFRNYSKYLIDYGRFAHLQKSAVIGQIACYKGKENLDAALQMNKGLLVLTAHLGNWELGGIFFGSYGLKTNVLTLRDENPEIDTIRKWYREAYGVKTITVGDSPFSPIEMVRALNNNEVIAMLIDRYHTGSDSITINFFHKPVPFPRGPFILSRLTGAPVVVAFVVREKNVYKGIIKGPFVVTHENEEYEILEKVVKILEDTIVMYPDQWYNFIKI; encoded by the coding sequence TTGCCAAAGCATTTTCTTAATATTCCGGTAGCGTATAAACTAGGGATAAAGTGGGCAGGCTATTTGCCAACATTTCTGTCGTATGCCATCTCCCGAAGCATAGCAGATATTAGCTACGTATTTTACAAGTCAGCGGTAAAGAATGTTAAACAAAACCTTCGATTGGTATTTCCTGCCTTTTCAGAAAAGAAACTCTCGTGCATAACGAGGAGCCTTTTTAGAAACTATAGCAAATATCTTATAGACTACGGCAGATTTGCACATTTACAGAAAAGCGCAGTAATCGGGCAAATTGCTTGTTATAAAGGGAAGGAAAATCTCGATGCTGCATTACAAATGAATAAGGGATTGCTTGTGCTTACCGCACATCTTGGCAATTGGGAATTAGGAGGTATATTCTTTGGGAGTTATGGATTAAAAACAAATGTATTAACACTGCGTGACGAAAATCCGGAAATAGATACTATCCGCAAATGGTACCGAGAGGCATACGGTGTTAAAACCATTACGGTAGGCGATTCTCCATTTTCTCCTATAGAGATGGTGAGAGCGCTCAACAATAATGAGGTTATTGCCATGCTGATTGATCGGTATCATACCGGATCGGATAGTATTACCATAAACTTTTTTCATAAACCTGTTCCCTTCCCAAGAGGCCCGTTTATCCTCAGTAGATTAACAGGCGCTCCAGTTGTTGTTGCTTTTGTTGTAAGAGAAAAAAACGTATACAAAGGTATTATTAAAGGGCCTTTTGTGGTAACACATGAAAATGAAGAGTATGAAATACTTGAAAAAGTTGTAAAAATACTTGAAGATACTATAGTTATGTACCCTGATCAGTGGTATAATTTTATAAAGATATAG